Proteins encoded by one window of Vitis riparia cultivar Riparia Gloire de Montpellier isolate 1030 chromosome 11, EGFV_Vit.rip_1.0, whole genome shotgun sequence:
- the LOC117924796 gene encoding pentatricopeptide repeat-containing protein At2g29760, chloroplastic-like, with product MATPLSLHHPRPPLLTENPLPLRNAATTANNNNINSQIQLHPCLLSLEKCTTMSQLKQIHAQMLRTCLFVDPFSASKIVAFCALHDSGSLPYARLVFNQIPNPTTFTCNSIIRGYTNKNLPRQAILFYQLMMLQGLDPDRFTFPSLFKSCGVLCEGKQLQCHSTKLGFASDAYIQNTLMNMYSNCGCLVSAQKVFDKMVNKSVVSWATMIGAYAQWDLPHEAIKLFRRMEIASVKPNEITLVNVLTACARSRDLETAKQVHKYIDETGIGFHTVLTAALMDVYCKCGCYPLARDLFNKMPEKNLFCWNIMINGHVEDGDYEEALSLFNEMQLSGVKGDKVTMASLLIACTHLGALELGKWLHVYIEKEKIEVDVALGTALVDMYAKCGSIESAIRVFQEMPEKDVMTWTALIVGLAMCGQGLKALELFHEMQMSEVKPDAITFVGVLAACSHAGLVNEGIAYFNSMPNKYGIQPSIEHYGCMVDMLGRAGRIAEAEDLIQNMPMAPDYFVLGGLLSACRIHGNLEVAERAAQQLIELDPKNGGTYVLLSNIYSSMKNWEAAKKMRELMVERNIKKPPGCSVIEVGGVVHEFVKGDVSHPQSSEIYETLDDMMRRLKSAGYVPDKSEVLFDMDEKEKENELSLHSEKLAIAFGLLSTTPGTPIRVVKNLRVCSDCHSAMKFISEVYNREIIVRDRNRFHHFTKGSCSCRDFW from the coding sequence ATGGCTACTCCTTTATCCCTCCACCACCCTAGACCACCCTTACTCACGGAAAATCCTCTTCCTTTGAGGAACGCTGCAACCACCGCTAACAACAACAATATTAACAGCCAAATTCAACTACACCCATGTCTGCTATCACTGGAAAAATGCACCACCATGTCCCAGCTCAAGCAAATCCATGCCCAAATGCTCAGGACTTGCCTCTTCGTCGATCCCTTCTCTGCCAGTAAAATCGTCGCCTTCTGTGCCCTCCACGACTCTGGAAGCCTCCCTTACGCCCGTCTCGTCTTCAACCAAATCCCCAATCCCACTACCTTCACCTGTAATTCCATAATCCGGGGTTACACCAACAAGAATTTGCCCCGCCAAGCTATTCTTTTCTATCAACTAATGATGCTCCAGGGGTTGGACCCCGACAGGTTCACATTCCCTTCTTTGTTTAAATCATGTGGGGTTTTGTGTGAAGGAAAACAGCTGCAATGTCACTCTACAAAATTGGGGTTCGCGTCTGACGCTTATATTCAAAACACATTGATGAACATGTACTCGAATTGTGGATGTTTGGTTTCAGCCCaaaaagtgtttgataaaatggtTAACAAAAGTGTGGTTTCTTGGGCAACCATGATTGGGGCTTATGCGCAATGGGATCTGCCCCATGAAGCCATCAAGCTGTTCAGGAGAATGGAAATTGCGAGTGTGAAGCCGAATGAGATTACTTTGGTGAATGTGTTAACAGCATGTGCGAGATCAAGAGATTTAGAAACGGCCAAGCAGGTGCACAAGTATATTGATGAGACTGGAATCGGGTTCCACACGGTCCTAACCGCTGCTCTCATGGATGTTTATTGCAAGTGTGGCTGCTACCCACTTGCCCGGGATTTATTCAATAAGATGCCTGAAAAGAACTTGTTTTGTTGGAACATCATGATTAATGGACATGTTGAGGATGGTGATTATGAGGAGGCTTTGTCACTCTTCAATGAGATGCAACTCAGCGGTGTTAAAGGGGATAAGGTGACCATGGCAAGCTTATTGATCGCTTGCACTCATCTGGGTGCTCTTGAGCTTGGCAAGTGGTTGCATGTTTATATTGAGAAGGAGAAAATTGAGGTGGATGTTGCCTTGGGAACGGCACTTGTGGACATGTATGCAAAATGTGGAAGTATAGAAAGTGCAATAAGAGTCTTCCAAGAGATGCCCGAAAAAGATGTTATGACTTGGACAGCCTTGATTGTTGGTCTTGCGATGTGCGGACAAGGGTTGAAAGCTTTGGAACTTTTCCATGAGATGCAGATGAGTGAGGTGAAACCAGATGCAATCACCTTCGTTGGGGTTTTGGCTGCTTGCAGTCATGCAGGATTGGTGAATGAAGGAATTGCATATTTTAATTCCATGCCTAATAAATATGGCATTCAGCCTAGCATTGAGCATTATGGTTGTATGGTTGACATGCTAGGGCGGGCTGGTCGCATAGCTGAAGCAGAGGATTTGATACAGAACATGCCAATGGCGCCAGATTATTTTGTTTTGGGAGGCCTTCTTAGCGCCTGCAGAATTCATGGCAATCTCGAGGTGGCAGAAAGAGCAGCCCAACAACTTATAGAACTAGACCCGAAAAATGGAGGAACCTATGTGCTTTTATCAAACATATACAGCTCAATGAAGAACTGGGAAGCAGCTAAAAAAATGAGGGAACTCATGGTAGAAAGAAACATTAAGAAGCCCCCAGGTTGCAGTGTGATAGAGGTTGGTGGTGTTGTGCATGAGTTCGTCAAGGGTGATGTCTCGCATCCACAATCCTCAGAAATTTATGAAACCTTGGATGACATGATGCGCAGGTTAAAGTCAGCTGGTTATGTTCCTGATAAATCAGAAGTGTTATTTGACATggatgaaaaggaaaaggagaatgAGCTTAGCCTCCATAGTGAGAAGCTAGCAATTGCATTCGGGCTCTTAAGTACAACACCTGGAACACCAATTCGAGTTGTGAAAAACCTTCGTGTGTGTAGTGATTGCCACTCTGCAATGAAGTTCATCTCCGAAGTGTACAATAGGGAGATTATTGTACGAGATAGAAACCGGTTTCATCATTTCACGAAGGGATCTTGTTCGTGCAGGGACTTCTGGTGA